A window of the Halichoerus grypus chromosome 2, mHalGry1.hap1.1, whole genome shotgun sequence genome harbors these coding sequences:
- the CTC1 gene encoding CST complex subunit CTC1 — MEADPAPAPDSEQVWLEAAQTFIRETLCPAGSEPDVQLTQSVIDCVKTTWLSQGKNQGFPLPLSYSFVSVQDLKTHQNLPCCSLLSWSSSAYQAWAQEAGPNGTPLPRERLLLLGTLTDLLGDLEQECRKGDLYVKDNTGVLTCELIDLDLSWLGHLFLFPNWSYLPPARWNSSGEGHLELLSAPVPVCPSTTSPGPPTPLPVLYPETASRLLRHRGKLRGVQPNLAGKLVRLSALVRSQKKAHFVLSLGGGSSPAGSHVSIVVQIPAQLVWHRALWPGRSYVLTALRVVRIRGHCYRVWTTSPSSHLLPLKPECVRELELELDGPLLEADPAPLPVPSSSQDGDREPALVRHSTLLSYTGKVTGVLSQPAGLYEVDGQLALCLAYQQLQSLRKVVRPGVSLELQDVHLLQSVGGGTRRPVLAPCLHGAILLRGFSCQKPETQSFYQAQGASLFEQLVWERQLGLPLYLWATRALEELACKLCPHMLRHHQLLQHSSPGSPSPGLQLLAPVLDVLAPPGSTRRNAHKEILEEPHHCPLQKYTRLQTPCSFPTLTTLKEEGRCRAWAAFDPKSLLPLPESSHLTSCQLNQRVSWSWLSLLPATSHPAQILIGVLAASSHKGCLQLRDKSGSLPCLILAKHSQPITDSRFIGCLVRTEKFQLVIERNVRSNFPSYKELNMTGFIQKQQARVYIQFFLDDALILPVPRPLLHSATSVTPQAEPTLPDGPHVEQSRLFLLSHKEALMKRNFCVPPGANPEVPKPILSFHVSGSWLGGTQRKEGTAWGPPEPKGDENKDQKVHLIFRGPSVRWFEFLHPGYVYRLVAPGPPTPLLFEQGGPSCIPQRPLELAGCASCLSVQDEWTLELESGADSPAVPDTSKALPKTSLDDLLGGNFTDTLVSFSAEILSRTLCEPFPAPFWAKPGGTRTSRASVKLTVAVEAADCLSRPHLDIYIKEPHLPPPLGLLPGARVYFGQLEKKMSRFHNVYCCFRPSTYLQVLSFPPETTISAPLPHIFLAELLQGGRAPFQASASCHIVSVFSLQLLWVCAHCTSLCPQGRCTRQGSTCPTQTSVSQASIRLLVEDGTAEAVVTCKNHHVATALGLCPSEWTSLLESVRGPGKVALQFTGPGAQPESSAKVDEPLTLFLRTLCTSFSVLRPVVLSFELERKLSMVTPLEPPRLQRFQCGELTLLTRVNPKIRLSCLSIQEPKHPSSLGAFSLSC, encoded by the exons ATGGAGGCCGACCCGGCTCCGGCTCCCGACTCC gagCAAGTCTGGCTTGAGGCTGCCCAGACCTTCATCCGAGAGACCCTGTGTCCGGCTGGCAGCGAGCCCGATGTCCAGTTGACTCAGTCAGTGATTGACTGTGTGAAGACCACCTGGTTGTCCCAGGGAAAGAACCAAGgttttcccctgcccctcagctaCAG CTTTGTCTCAGTACAGGACCTCAAGACCCACCAGAACCTGCCATGCTGCAGCCTCCTGTCCTGGAGCTCTAGTGCGTACCAGGCTTGGGCCCAAGAGGCTGGACCAAATGGGACCCCCCTACCCCGGGAACGGCTCTTACTCTTAGGGACACTCACAGACCTGTTGGGGGACTTGGAACAAGAGTGCAGGAAAGGAGACCTCTATGTGAAAGATAACACTGGTGTCCTGACCTGTGAG CTCATAGATCTGGACCTGTCTTGGTTGGGCCATCTCTTCCTGTTCCCCAATTGGAGTTACCTCCCTCCTGCCAGGTGGAATTCTTCAGGGGAAGGACACTTGGAGCTCTTGAGTGCCCCAGTGCCAGTGTGCCCCTCGACCACTAGTCCTggtcctcccacccctctccctgtTCTCTACCCAGAGACTGCTTCCCGCCTGCTCAGACACAG AGGCAAGCTCAGAGGCGTGCAGCCAAACCTGGCTGGGAAGCTGGTTCGATTGAGCGCTCTGGTGAGGAGTCAGAAGAAAGCTCACTTTGTCCTGTCTCTCGGTGGCGGCTCTTCCCCAGCCGGCAGCCACGTGTCCATTGTCGTGCAG ATCCCTGCCCAGCTGGTGTGGCACCGAGCCCTTTGGCCTGGTAGGTCCTATGTGCTGACAGCGCTGCGAGTAGTCAGGATCCGCGGGCACTGCTACCGCGTGTGGACgaccagcccctcctcccacctgctgcCACTGAAACCAGAATGCGTGCGAGAGCTGGAACTGGAGCTGGATGGGCCCCTCCTGGAGGCTGATCCCGCACCACTCCCCGTGCCCAGCAGCTCCCAAGACGGGGACAGGGAACCTGCTCTTGTCCGCCACTCGACACTCTTATCCTACACG GGCAAGGTCACTGGCGTGCTGAGTCAGCCGGCCGGCCTGTACGAGGTGGATGGGCAGCTGGCGCTCTGCCTCGCCTACCAGCAGCTCCAGAGCCTCAGGAAGGTGGTGCGGCCTGGAGTCTCCCTGGAG CTCCAGGATGTTCACCTCCTGCAGTCGGTGGGTGGAGGGACAAGAAGGCCAGTGCTCGCCCCCTGTCTCCATGGCGCCATTCTCCTTCGGGGCTTCTCTTGTCAGAAGCCCGAGACTCAGTCTTTCTACCAGGCCCAGGGGGCCTCCCTGTTTGAGCAGCTGGTATGGGAACGCCAGTTGGGCCTTCCCCTGTACCTGTGGGCTACCAGGGCGCTGGAGGAACTGGCCTGCAA GCTATGTCCCCACATGCTGAGACACCACCAGCTCCTGCAGCACTCGTCTCCGGGGAGCCCCAGCCCGGGACTGCAGCTCCTGGCTCCCGTCCTGGATGTTCTGGCTCCACCGGGCAGCACGCGTCGGAATGCACACAAGGAGATCCTCGAGGAGCCACATCACTGTCCCCTGCAGAAG TACACGCGGCTGCAGACGCCCTGTTCTTTTCCTACTCTGACCACCCTGAAAGAGGAGGGGCGGTGCAGGGCCTGGGCCGCCTTTGACCCTAAgagcctcctgcccctcccagagtCTTCACATCTGACCAGTTGTCAGCTCAATCAGCGTGTGTCCTGGTCCTGGCTCTCTCTGCTGCCCGCCACCTCACACCCAGCCCAG ATTTTAATTGGGGTTCTGGCGGCTTCGTCTCATAAAGGCTGTCTGCAGCTTCGGGACAAAAGTGGTTCCCTCCCCTGCCTAATCCTGGCCAAGCACTCTCAGCCCATCACTGACTCCCGGTTCATAG GCTGCTTGGTACGGACAGAGAAGTTCCAGTTGGTCATAGAGCGGAATGTCAGAAGCAACTTCCCTTCCTATAAGGAGCTGAACATGACAGGCTTCATCCAGAAGCAGCAGGCCAG AGTTTATATCCAGTTCTTCCTGGACGATGCCCTGATCCTGCCTGTGCCCAGACCCCTGCTTCACTCAGCCACCTCTGTCACACCTCAGGCAGAGCCCACCCTCCCCGATGGTCCCCACGTAGAACAGAGCCGACTGTTCTTGCTGTCCCACAAGGAGGCACTGATGAAGAGGAACTTTTGTGTCCCCCCAGGGGCTAATCCAGAGGTGCCCAAGCCCATCCTCAGTTTCCACGTATCGGGGAGCTGGCTTGGGGGCacccagaggaaggaggggacTGCATGGGGCCCACCTGAGCCCAAAGGAGATGAGAACAAGGATCAGAAG gttCACTTAATTTTCCGTGGCCCCTCAGTCCGCTGGTTCGAGTTCCTGCACCCAGGTTATGTGTACCGACTCGTGGCTCCTGGCCCTCCT ACCCCGCTGCTGTTCGAGCAGGGCGGGCCATCCTGCATCCCACAGCGTCCCCTGGAGTTGGCTGGCTGTGCGTCCTGCCTCAGCGTGCAGGACGAGTGGACTCTGGAACTCGAGAGCGGCGCGGACTCGCCGGCTGTGCCAGACACCAGCAAGGCCCTGCCTAAGACCTCGCTGGACGACCTGCTCGGTGGCAA CTTCACCGATACCCTGGTGTCTTTCTCAGCTGAGATTTTGTCACGGACCTTGTGTGAGCCATTCCCAGCCCCTTTCTGGGCAAAGCCTG GTGGCACTCGGACCTCAAGAGCGTCCGTGAAGCTGACCGTGGCCGTAGAGGCTGCCGACTGCCTGTCCCGCCCGCACTTAGACATCTATATCAAAGAGCCACACTTGCCTCCCCCACTAGGACTCCTCCCGGGAGCCCGAGTCTACTTCGGCCAGCTGGAGAAGAAGATGTCCAG ATTCCACAATGTTTACTGTTGTTTCCGGCCATCCACTTACCTGCAGGTCCTGAGTTTCCCCCCCGAGACCACAATCAG tgctccGCTGCCCCACATCTTCCTGGCTGAACTTCTGCAGGGTGGCCGGGCCCCCTTCCAGGCCAGTGCCTCTTGCCATATTGTTTCTGTCTTCAGCCTTCAGCTCCTGTGGGTGTGTGCTCACTGTACCAGTCTCTGCCCCCAG gGAAGGTGTACTCGTCAGGGCTCCACCTGTCCCACGCAGACCTCTGTAAGCCAGGCCAGCATCAG gctcCTGGTGGAGGATGGGACTGCCGAAGCTGTGGTGACCTGTAAGAATCATCATGTGGCAACAGCACTAGGGCTGTGTCCCAGTGAGTGGACCTCCCTCCTAGAGTCTGTCCGAGGGCCGGGGAAAGTGGCCTTGCAATTTACAGGTCCTGGAGCCCAGCCTGAG TCTTCAGCCAAGGTGGATGAGCCCTTGACCCTCTTTCTCCGGACACTGTGTACCAGCTTTTCTGTCCTCCGCCCTGTTGTGCTTTCTTTTGAGCTTGAGAGGAAACTCTCCATGGTCACCCCGTTAG AGCCTCCTCGGCTACAGCGGTTCCAGTGCGGGGAGCTGACTCTTCTGACTCGTGTGAATCCCAAGATCCGACTGTCCTGCCTTTCTATCCAGGAGCCCAAGCACCCCAGCTCCCTGGGAGCCTTTTCTTTGTCCTGCTGA